The following proteins come from a genomic window of Thermoproteus sp.:
- a CDS encoding PaREP1 family protein, with translation MLEVERPWRDLEKYREDRLAEALYEAELAERFLKNGLLRNAAAKAFQAVKAYLASEAARRREVVAEAYPGVKSTRRGRKVARADWIIAVMPTNRMKEVAQLLGDRELELAVEKALDLHEFQYNGLDPYGDVARYASREAVEKDIADVVEFVRRRVGQQPHAGAG, from the coding sequence GTGCTTGAGGTAGAGAGGCCGTGGAGGGACTTGGAGAAATACAGGGAGGATAGGCTAGCCGAGGCTCTATACGAGGCGGAGCTCGCGGAGAGGTTTCTAAAAAACGGCCTTCTGAGAAACGCCGCGGCCAAGGCCTTCCAGGCGGTCAAGGCGTATCTCGCCTCCGAGGCCGCCAGGAGGAGAGAAGTCGTCGCGGAGGCCTACCCCGGCGTCAAGTCCACGAGGCGCGGGCGGAAGGTGGCGAGGGCGGACTGGATAATTGCGGTGATGCCCACGAACAGGATGAAGGAAGTTGCACAGCTCCTCGGAGATAGAGAGCTGGAGCTGGCCGTGGAGAAGGCCCTCGACCTCCACGAGTTTCAGTACAACGGGCTCGACCCATACGGCGATGTGGCCAGATATGCCAGCAGAGAGGCTGTGGAGAAGGATATAGCAGACGTCGTGGAGTTCGTGAGGAGGCGGGTCGGCCAGCAACCTCACGCAGGCGCTGGCTAA
- a CDS encoding 4-phosphopantoate--beta-alanine ligase — translation MIPPNHPRRESLLIRERLVEGFREGYVAPQGLIAQGRGECFDYLIGEATTEEAWEAERAAVAALLLARSPVISVNGNVAALVPDGVVRLAKAVGARLEVNLFYRTREREELIAEVLRRHGAEEVLGVGEDASCTIPELFSERRRVSCRGIYVADVVFVPLEDGDRTEALRKMGKTVIAVDLNPLSRTARAASITIVDNVVRAVPNMVKIAEELKGAPRGELEGIVKSFDNNRNLGRAVRRIAERLLKLAEEGLTLSRF, via the coding sequence GTGATTCCTCCCAACCACCCCAGGAGGGAGTCCCTTTTGATTAGGGAGAGGCTTGTTGAGGGCTTCAGGGAGGGCTACGTGGCCCCCCAAGGCCTCATCGCGCAGGGGAGGGGCGAGTGTTTCGACTACCTCATAGGCGAGGCGACCACAGAGGAGGCTTGGGAGGCCGAGAGGGCGGCCGTCGCGGCCTTGCTTCTGGCCAGAAGCCCCGTGATATCGGTCAACGGCAATGTGGCCGCGCTGGTGCCCGACGGAGTGGTGAGGCTGGCCAAGGCCGTGGGGGCGAGGCTTGAGGTCAACCTCTTCTACCGCACGAGGGAGAGGGAGGAGCTTATCGCCGAGGTCTTGAGGAGGCACGGCGCGGAGGAGGTCTTAGGCGTGGGCGAAGACGCCTCTTGCACAATCCCGGAGCTCTTCAGCGAGAGGAGGAGGGTCTCGTGCCGCGGCATATATGTGGCCGACGTGGTCTTCGTGCCGTTGGAGGACGGCGACAGGACGGAGGCCCTCAGGAAGATGGGCAAGACCGTCATAGCCGTGGATCTAAACCCGCTATCCCGCACGGCGAGGGCCGCCTCGATAACCATCGTGGACAACGTGGTCAGAGCGGTGCCCAATATGGTCAAAATAGCGGAGGAGCTCAAGGGGGCCCCTAGGGGCGAGCTGGAGGGGATAGTCAAGTCCTTCGACAACAATAGGAACTTGGGGAGGGCCGTGAGGCGTATAGCCGAAAGGCTCCTCAAGCTGGCCGAGGAGGGCCTAACGCTCAGCCGCTTTTAA
- a CDS encoding type II toxin-antitoxin system VapC family toxin yields the protein MARTVVVDASVAVKWFVVEEYSDASLDLLRGHVAGSLTLAAPALIQYEVLNALRYSHVFDVEKLTRVAKILDDLQLALYSLARELAVLTAKTAYELDLTIYDAAYVALSKHLGARLITADEEITAKYQDAVHISKAKDVL from the coding sequence ATGGCGAGGACGGTCGTAGTGGACGCCTCAGTTGCGGTGAAGTGGTTTGTCGTGGAGGAGTATTCAGACGCGTCGCTGGACCTTTTGAGGGGACATGTGGCGGGCTCCCTAACGCTCGCCGCGCCGGCCCTCATACAGTACGAGGTCCTGAACGCCTTGAGGTATTCCCACGTGTTTGACGTAGAGAAGTTGACGAGAGTTGCGAAGATACTCGACGACCTGCAACTGGCCCTATACTCTCTGGCGAGGGAGCTAGCTGTGCTCACGGCGAAAACTGCGTACGAGCTAGACCTCACGATATACGACGCCGCGTATGTCGCCCTGTCGAAACACCTCGGCGCCCGCCTAATAACCGCCGACGAGGAGATCACCGCAAAATACCAAGACGCAGTGCACATATCAAAAGCAAAGGACGTCCTATAA
- the panB gene encoding 3-methyl-2-oxobutanoate hydroxymethyltransferase produces MSEKKTVRHFLEAKGKRKLAMITAYDYPTARLVDEAGVDGILVGDSLGMVVLGYENTLRVTLTDMLVHVAAVARARPKALLVADLPFMTYETGARDALRAAAKLIRAGAEAVKPEGGVEIAATVERLVKAGVPVMGHIGLNPQRVLATGGFRMAGRTEEARRKVLEDAKALQEAGAFAVVIEFVPASLAKEVTEALRIPTICIGAGPHCDGQILVLHDVIGLSERPPSFAKKYADVATAIKDAVAAYANEVRSGQFPSPQHYRD; encoded by the coding sequence ATGTCGGAGAAAAAGACCGTGCGCCACTTCCTCGAGGCCAAGGGCAAGAGGAAGCTGGCCATGATTACGGCCTACGACTACCCCACGGCGAGGCTTGTAGACGAGGCTGGGGTCGACGGCATATTGGTGGGGGACTCCCTCGGCATGGTGGTCCTGGGCTACGAAAACACTTTGAGGGTGACTCTGACCGACATGTTGGTCCACGTGGCCGCGGTGGCGAGGGCGAGGCCCAAGGCGCTGTTGGTCGCAGACCTGCCCTTCATGACCTACGAGACCGGCGCGAGGGACGCCTTGAGGGCCGCGGCCAAGCTGATAAGGGCAGGCGCCGAGGCAGTCAAGCCCGAAGGCGGCGTGGAGATCGCCGCGACGGTGGAGAGGCTGGTTAAAGCCGGGGTCCCCGTCATGGGCCACATAGGCCTCAACCCCCAGAGGGTGTTGGCCACTGGGGGCTTCAGGATGGCCGGGAGGACCGAAGAGGCCAGGAGGAAGGTGTTGGAGGACGCCAAGGCCCTACAGGAGGCGGGCGCCTTCGCCGTAGTGATAGAGTTCGTCCCGGCCTCCCTCGCAAAGGAAGTCACCGAGGCCTTGAGGATACCCACCATCTGTATAGGCGCCGGGCCCCACTGCGACGGCCAGATACTCGTCCTCCACGACGTCATAGGCCTCTCCGAGAGGCCGCCCAGCTTCGCCAAGAAGTACGCAGACGTGGCCACGGCCATAAAGGACGCCGTGGCCGCCTACGCCAACGAGGTGAGGAGCGGTCAGTTCCCCTCGCCACAGCACTATAGGGACTGA
- a CDS encoding recombinase family protein, with amino-acid sequence MDIVGYVRVSREDENPENQEFAILRLAATKGMRVAAVYKDVGVSGSVPPTERPGWRQVLADLEAGRAQGVVVYALDRIARSLWELASVYKEFAARGWSIYSVREDWLSNVDPKIRDFLVAVLGWAGEMEREFIRERTREALARAKAAGKRVGRPPVWSEEKRRKIVDLVRRGFTLKEAAKMAGVSYRTAVKKLSRDAEYLEAVKQARLLGLRRR; translated from the coding sequence GTGGACATCGTCGGCTACGTCAGGGTCTCTAGGGAGGACGAAAACCCAGAAAACCAAGAGTTCGCCATACTCCGCCTAGCCGCCACAAAGGGCATGAGGGTCGCCGCGGTCTATAAGGACGTGGGAGTGTCTGGATCAGTCCCGCCCACAGAGAGACCCGGCTGGAGGCAGGTGCTGGCAGACCTGGAGGCCGGGAGGGCCCAGGGCGTAGTTGTATATGCCCTAGACAGGATAGCCCGCTCCCTCTGGGAGCTCGCGTCGGTATACAAAGAGTTCGCGGCGAGGGGCTGGTCTATCTATTCGGTGAGGGAGGACTGGCTCTCCAACGTCGACCCGAAGATCCGCGACTTCCTGGTGGCGGTGCTGGGCTGGGCCGGCGAGATGGAGAGGGAGTTCATCCGCGAGAGGACTAGGGAGGCCCTCGCCAGGGCCAAAGCCGCGGGTAAGAGGGTGGGTCGCCCGCCTGTTTGGAGCGAAGAGAAGAGGCGGAAGATCGTGGATCTAGTCAGGAGGGGCTTCACCCTCAAGGAGGCCGCCAAGATGGCCGGCGTGTCATACCGGACGGCAGTGAAGAAGCTCTCCAGAGATGCAGAATACCTCGAAGCCGTAAAGCAAGCACGCCTATTGGGTCTCCGGCGCCGGTAA
- a CDS encoding AAA family ATPase, with translation MLDKVRREVADAVWRQVRKWLEDKEVYLIFGPPGTGKTAAGGRLAFEGRVEVEGVELRINSVYPTAVYFNRSMADSAASRFKGAIRERYGLAKYTEHAIKTVDGLAVSLAIRLGYRLYAGQGLERCFKLEERLEPEVAIELLRACLTRAAGLPYSLDPYENPERGNEIFSDFDYFINTIPVPGSDGVDLLISALVEEGRLTPNEASVLRKYVEFLLRGGRVDFTLAKRLAFEGNLKYTIKHHKLGEVESDTVFIDEAQDLSPLMWLMVARAFPNAYNVVIAGDDDQTIYTSLHGAKPDILLRIAEALERGELKGHRPVVLKQSHRVAAPVAEVAKSVIAKLPNRWPKDWQGRDVVASVKKISIGEALSKIVEIYDQAAHQLRRSEIPEAFVLAPTNRIVLDLYYTLLAVGVLPSSLKRRLPYTIERMIKHYIETGETHVEVLKKMEVALKERGHDPKARIEKMFEMAKKGASPVVVDTAYTAKGLECHTAFLINSNTAASLEERIRLAYVALTRARENVYIVDAPATPWTPLWIPL, from the coding sequence ATGCTCGATAAGGTGCGTCGGGAGGTGGCGGACGCAGTGTGGAGACAAGTCCGCAAGTGGCTTGAGGACAAGGAGGTCTATCTGATCTTCGGCCCGCCGGGCACCGGCAAGACGGCGGCGGGCGGCAGACTGGCGTTTGAGGGGCGCGTTGAGGTCGAAGGCGTGGAGTTGCGCATAAATTCGGTGTACCCCACGGCGGTCTACTTCAACAGATCCATGGCCGACTCGGCCGCCAGCAGATTTAAGGGGGCGATTAGGGAGAGGTACGGCCTTGCGAAGTACACAGAACACGCGATCAAGACCGTGGACGGCCTCGCCGTCTCTCTAGCCATAAGGCTGGGCTACAGGCTGTACGCTGGGCAGGGTCTCGAGCGCTGTTTCAAACTGGAGGAGAGGCTCGAGCCTGAAGTCGCCATAGAGCTGTTGAGGGCGTGCCTTACGCGTGCGGCCGGGCTCCCCTACAGCCTAGACCCCTACGAGAACCCTGAGCGGGGCAACGAGATCTTCTCCGACTTCGACTACTTCATCAACACCATACCTGTCCCGGGTAGCGACGGCGTGGACTTGTTGATATCCGCATTGGTTGAGGAGGGCCGCCTTACTCCCAACGAGGCCTCCGTGTTACGGAAATACGTCGAGTTCCTCCTCCGTGGGGGCAGGGTGGATTTCACCTTGGCCAAGAGGCTGGCGTTTGAAGGCAATCTGAAGTACACGATCAAGCACCATAAGCTCGGAGAGGTGGAGTCCGACACTGTGTTTATCGACGAGGCGCAAGACCTCTCGCCACTGATGTGGCTCATGGTGGCGAGGGCGTTTCCAAATGCGTACAACGTGGTGATAGCGGGCGACGACGACCAGACGATATACACGTCGCTTCACGGCGCCAAGCCGGACATACTGTTGAGGATTGCGGAGGCGTTAGAGCGTGGAGAGCTGAAAGGCCACAGGCCCGTCGTCCTCAAGCAGAGCCACAGGGTGGCGGCCCCCGTCGCCGAAGTGGCCAAGTCCGTCATCGCCAAGTTGCCGAACCGCTGGCCTAAGGACTGGCAGGGAAGAGACGTCGTGGCTTCGGTGAAGAAGATCTCGATCGGCGAGGCCTTGAGCAAAATCGTGGAGATATACGATCAGGCGGCGCACCAGCTTAGACGGAGCGAAATCCCCGAGGCCTTCGTTCTGGCGCCCACGAACCGCATCGTGCTGGACCTATACTACACCCTGCTGGCCGTGGGCGTGTTGCCGTCTTCGCTTAAACGCAGACTGCCCTATACGATCGAGCGGATGATTAAGCACTACATAGAGACCGGCGAGACGCACGTCGAGGTGCTCAAGAAAATGGAGGTGGCTCTGAAGGAAAGGGGGCACGATCCGAAGGCCAGAATCGAGAAGATGTTCGAAATGGCGAAAAAGGGGGCCTCGCCGGTTGTAGTCGACACGGCCTACACCGCGAAGGGGCTTGAGTGCCACACCGCATTCCTGATAAACAGCAACACCGCCGCCAGCCTCGAGGAGAGGATCAGGCTGGCCTACGTCGCGCTGACCAGGGCCAGAGAGAACGTGTACATCGTAGACGCGCCCGCGACGCCTTGGACGCCCCTCTGGATCCCCCTATGA
- a CDS encoding helix-turn-helix domain-containing protein — translation MSLKFDWGDEERRSFVECLARYLSVADIAKAAGISSAAVSQWLSGKTAPSDKTIEALFNAVPDYAARCKPRRVPTLAEVEEALEVIAAAARADHLKKYVADRLSALFPGLKAEIAYYVSGDDLETFRRRLEGEISPGQLQRYLRYLSRYFERVGWVLTPDNLNRVKEVMETPKIAKETAIGLKKFIDVVVKPKDLNLASALYASFKIPKSNNKKKVERLPSLEEVRRVWEEAAKTSPCAAAIWGLLAETGVRFDHLLKAQIAGLDLERRRLVLGETSGVKRQPLVFLTEGAAKYLRDVYLPWREEHLRKTPGSPEKLFPCKEHHIYNWLKEAREKAGLPWLEPSLLRKFNAQWLLDRGVDLADIAMLQGRALQGGLNVTVEHYIYTYERRLREVYERHAPRVFPNGG, via the coding sequence ATGTCCCTAAAATTCGATTGGGGCGACGAAGAGCGGCGGAGCTTCGTGGAGTGTCTCGCCCGATACCTCTCGGTGGCGGACATCGCCAAGGCGGCCGGGATCTCCTCGGCGGCCGTGTCGCAATGGCTATCCGGCAAGACGGCGCCGTCGGACAAGACGATCGAGGCGTTGTTCAATGCCGTGCCTGACTACGCCGCCCGGTGCAAGCCGAGGCGGGTGCCTACGCTCGCGGAGGTCGAAGAGGCCTTGGAGGTGATAGCCGCGGCCGCTAGGGCCGACCACTTGAAGAAGTACGTGGCCGACAGGCTCTCCGCGTTATTCCCAGGCCTCAAGGCCGAAATAGCGTATTACGTCTCCGGCGACGACTTGGAGACCTTCAGGAGGAGGCTTGAGGGCGAGATATCGCCGGGACAGCTACAGAGGTATCTCCGCTATCTCTCGCGGTACTTCGAGAGGGTCGGCTGGGTCCTCACGCCGGACAACCTAAACAGGGTGAAAGAGGTCATGGAGACGCCGAAGATAGCCAAAGAGACCGCCATAGGCCTCAAGAAGTTCATAGATGTGGTGGTAAAGCCGAAAGACCTAAACCTCGCCTCGGCCCTCTACGCCTCCTTCAAGATACCGAAGTCCAACAACAAGAAGAAGGTGGAGAGACTCCCGTCCCTAGAGGAGGTAAGGCGCGTCTGGGAGGAGGCCGCCAAGACCTCGCCTTGCGCCGCCGCCATATGGGGCCTCCTCGCGGAGACAGGAGTCCGCTTCGACCACCTGCTCAAGGCCCAGATAGCCGGGCTCGACCTGGAGAGGAGGAGGTTGGTCCTCGGCGAGACTTCCGGCGTCAAGAGACAGCCGTTGGTCTTCTTGACCGAGGGAGCGGCGAAATACCTCCGCGACGTATATCTGCCTTGGAGGGAAGAACACTTGAGGAAGACGCCGGGGAGCCCCGAGAAGCTCTTCCCGTGCAAGGAGCACCACATATACAACTGGCTGAAGGAGGCTAGGGAGAAGGCAGGACTGCCGTGGCTGGAGCCCTCGCTCCTCCGTAAATTCAACGCCCAGTGGCTTCTAGACAGAGGAGTAGACCTGGCAGACATCGCTATGTTGCAAGGCAGGGCGCTACAAGGCGGCTTAAACGTCACCGTCGAGCACTACATCTACACATATGAGAGGCGCCTACGCGAGGTCTACGAGAGGCACGCCCCTCGCGTCTTCCCCAACGGCGGCTAG
- a CDS encoding 2-hydroxyacid dehydrogenase, which yields MAKYKVVVLSPIPEALIRMWAVPIAQKYGISLEDVEVVTFFEPNYEEIGRQVADADVVVGDYTFRIKIDASLCEKMGRAKLIQQPSTGYDHIDVAACAKRGIPVANIGGANAISVAEHTIMLALMLLKRAIYAHSRLVAGQWAQGELMNLVGEIYGKTWGVLGMGRVGREVAVRALAFGAKVIYYDVVRREDVERLGVEYRPFNRLLAESDILSIHVPLTPQTRGMLGERELRLMRPNAIVINVSRGEVADEAALAKAVREGWIAGVGVDVYATEPPPPDHPLLQAAREGLNVVVTPHIAGATNEARMRIVNISLENVIRVLAGHRPENVVNMP from the coding sequence ATGGCGAAATATAAAGTCGTCGTGCTTTCTCCAATCCCCGAGGCTTTGATTAGGATGTGGGCCGTGCCTATAGCGCAGAAATATGGGATATCTCTCGAAGATGTAGAGGTCGTCACTTTCTTCGAGCCGAACTACGAGGAGATCGGGAGGCAGGTGGCCGATGCAGACGTGGTTGTGGGGGACTATACCTTTAGGATAAAGATAGATGCGTCTCTCTGCGAGAAGATGGGCAGGGCGAAGTTAATCCAGCAACCTAGCACCGGCTACGACCATATAGACGTGGCCGCTTGCGCCAAGAGGGGCATCCCTGTGGCCAATATCGGCGGGGCTAACGCCATCTCTGTGGCTGAACACACCATAATGCTGGCCTTAATGTTATTAAAGAGGGCTATATATGCCCACAGCAGGCTGGTTGCCGGCCAGTGGGCTCAGGGGGAGCTCATGAACTTGGTGGGGGAGATATACGGCAAGACTTGGGGGGTATTGGGCATGGGGAGGGTCGGGAGGGAGGTCGCCGTTAGGGCTTTGGCCTTCGGCGCCAAGGTCATTTACTACGACGTGGTTAGGCGCGAGGACGTGGAGAGGTTGGGTGTCGAATATAGGCCGTTCAATAGGCTGTTGGCGGAAAGCGATATTTTGAGTATCCACGTCCCTCTGACGCCTCAGACTAGAGGCATGTTGGGTGAGAGGGAGCTACGCCTCATGAGGCCCAACGCCATTGTGATAAACGTGTCTAGGGGCGAGGTGGCGGACGAGGCGGCTCTGGCCAAGGCCGTGCGGGAGGGGTGGATCGCCGGGGTGGGCGTCGACGTATACGCGACGGAGCCTCCTCCGCCCGACCATCCGCTTCTACAGGCCGCCAGAGAGGGCCTCAACGTCGTGGTGACTCCCCATATAGCTGGGGCGACCAACGAGGCGAGGATGCGTATCGTCAATATATCCCTAGAGAACGTCATTAGGGTCCTCGCGGGCCATAGGCCCGAGAATGTAGTCAATATGCCATGA
- a CDS encoding thiamine pyrophosphate-binding protein, whose amino-acid sequence MNVAEVVVACLKELGVKRVYGLVGTTILDFVDALRDSGIKYISTRHEQVAVSMADAEGRISGRPGVAAVHAGPGFLNSLISVAAAYKDSSPLLLISGAVKRRLAGLDSWLEVPQVRIIEPLVKRAYRVERPLDAAKIIAEAYSLAASPPQGPVFVEVPEDVWSASSQLERCQLNAARPPTAPEEALRQVAELLARSKRPLVLAGGGVNNEAGRRLLLAVAERWRVPVAVTGNGRGAFPEDHPLFLGRAGFGGGNIVADGALQRADLVIAVGAGLSDLTTYGYNFMPRGDIVVVDLDPLAERKPVPYTLHVYADALDFLERLLRLPLGYRAGEDWLKEIEGLRASWSAILAEALSRRYQGFVNPSKFFYELDRRLPEDFVMVGGQGLHIVYTFAYVKVRAPRGYLAAFNLGAMGFAFPAALGAKVAAPERDVYAVLGDGEFMMTVQDLETAVREKIGVKIVVVNDNSYRVLYARQKAQKMGRVFGTTHGNPDFVKLAESFGVESMSISSDDEIKRAVDFITRPSERPLLLEIKIHPDDLPPMNIEGALRF is encoded by the coding sequence ATGAACGTCGCCGAGGTCGTCGTGGCTTGTTTGAAGGAGCTCGGCGTCAAGCGGGTCTACGGCCTCGTGGGGACCACTATATTGGACTTTGTGGACGCCTTGAGGGACAGCGGGATTAAATACATATCGACCCGCCACGAGCAGGTCGCCGTCTCTATGGCCGACGCGGAGGGCAGAATCTCCGGGAGGCCGGGCGTCGCGGCTGTCCACGCCGGCCCCGGCTTTTTGAACTCCCTCATATCGGTGGCCGCGGCCTATAAGGACTCGTCGCCCCTCTTGTTGATATCGGGCGCCGTCAAGCGCAGACTGGCGGGGCTCGACTCTTGGCTCGAAGTACCTCAAGTCCGCATAATAGAGCCTCTGGTGAAGAGGGCCTATAGGGTGGAGAGGCCTCTCGACGCCGCGAAGATAATAGCCGAGGCGTATTCTCTAGCCGCATCTCCGCCTCAAGGCCCGGTCTTTGTGGAGGTGCCTGAGGACGTGTGGAGCGCGTCGTCCCAATTGGAGAGGTGCCAGCTAAACGCCGCAAGGCCCCCGACGGCGCCAGAAGAAGCCTTGAGACAAGTCGCCGAGCTTCTGGCGAGGTCCAAAAGGCCTCTGGTCTTGGCCGGAGGCGGAGTCAACAACGAGGCGGGGCGGAGGTTGCTCCTGGCGGTGGCCGAGAGGTGGAGGGTCCCCGTCGCCGTCACTGGGAACGGGAGGGGCGCCTTCCCGGAGGACCATCCGCTCTTTCTAGGCAGGGCGGGATTCGGCGGGGGCAACATAGTGGCCGACGGAGCCCTCCAGAGGGCCGACTTGGTGATCGCAGTGGGCGCCGGCCTTTCTGACTTGACGACATATGGATACAACTTCATGCCGAGGGGGGACATAGTCGTCGTGGACCTCGACCCCCTGGCGGAACGGAAGCCGGTCCCCTATACGTTACATGTGTATGCCGACGCCCTCGACTTCCTCGAGAGGCTCCTACGGCTCCCGTTGGGCTATCGGGCCGGCGAAGATTGGCTTAAAGAGATAGAGGGGCTGAGGGCCTCTTGGAGCGCAATACTCGCCGAGGCGCTATCCAGAAGGTATCAGGGCTTTGTCAACCCCTCGAAGTTCTTCTACGAGTTGGACAGAAGACTCCCGGAGGATTTCGTCATGGTGGGGGGACAGGGACTACATATAGTCTACACTTTCGCCTATGTGAAGGTCAGAGCGCCTCGGGGCTATCTGGCGGCCTTCAATTTGGGGGCTATGGGTTTCGCCTTTCCGGCGGCCCTAGGCGCAAAAGTCGCCGCGCCAGAGAGGGACGTCTACGCGGTGTTAGGCGACGGCGAGTTCATGATGACAGTACAAGACCTCGAGACGGCTGTGAGGGAAAAAATAGGCGTGAAGATCGTGGTGGTCAACGACAACTCGTATAGAGTCCTCTACGCCAGGCAGAAGGCCCAAAAGATGGGGCGGGTCTTCGGCACGACTCACGGAAATCCCGATTTCGTCAAGCTCGCCGAATCCTTCGGCGTAGAGTCTATGTCCATAAGCTCGGACGACGAGATAAAGAGGGCGGTGGACTTCATCACGCGGCCGTCTGAAAGGCCTCTCCTGTTGGAAATAAAGATACATCCCGACGACTTGCCCCCTATGAATATAGAAGGCGCCCTAAGGTTCTGA
- a CDS encoding DUF3782 domain-containing protein: protein MEELKESLKRLVEEDRQFFRDLVLEALGEDGEELADILLRSPRAKARLASELASILAVPLNVATKEDIRRVADAVEELRTTMATKEDLEKFATKEDLKQFATKEDVKRIEGEIQDVKQTMATKEDLKQYATKEDLRRIEERMATKEDLKQFATKEDLKQFATKEDLAREVRRLENLITALGARWGVMSEEAFREGLRQILREAGWTVERAVLRDEEGLVHGEPGDVEYDVVVKDGAVILLELTSAVKRGDIAIVDRKRQLYEKATGAKVVAVYIVTPFIHDKQPEKVLEMAERRGIKIVYPTP, encoded by the coding sequence GTGGAGGAGCTTAAGGAGAGCCTCAAGAGACTCGTCGAGGAGGACAGACAGTTCTTCAGAGACCTAGTCTTGGAGGCTCTCGGCGAGGACGGAGAGGAGCTGGCAGACATCCTTTTGAGGAGCCCCAGAGCCAAGGCCCGGCTGGCCTCGGAGCTCGCCTCGATTTTGGCGGTGCCGCTGAATGTAGCCACCAAGGAGGACATTAGGAGGGTGGCAGACGCGGTAGAAGAGCTAAGAACCACGATGGCCACAAAAGAAGACCTAGAGAAGTTCGCCACAAAGGAAGACCTAAAGCAGTTTGCGACGAAAGAGGACGTCAAGAGGATTGAAGGCGAAATTCAAGATGTCAAACAGACCATGGCCACGAAGGAGGATCTAAAGCAATACGCCACGAAAGAAGACCTGAGGAGGATCGAGGAGAGAATGGCCACTAAGGAGGACCTAAAGCAATTTGCGACGAAAGAGGACTTGAAGCAGTTCGCGACTAAGGAGGACCTCGCGCGGGAGGTCAGGAGGCTTGAAAACCTCATAACCGCCCTAGGCGCCAGATGGGGAGTAATGAGCGAGGAGGCCTTTAGGGAAGGGCTGAGGCAGATATTGAGGGAGGCCGGGTGGACCGTGGAGAGGGCCGTGTTGAGGGACGAAGAGGGCCTCGTCCACGGGGAGCCGGGCGACGTGGAGTACGACGTAGTGGTCAAAGACGGCGCCGTCATCCTCTTGGAGCTCACATCGGCGGTGAAGAGGGGGGACATCGCCATTGTGGACAGGAAGAGACAGCTGTACGAAAAGGCCACGGGGGCAAAAGTCGTAGCCGTCTATATCGTGACGCCGTTTATACACGACAAACAGCCGGAGAAAGTACTAGAAATGGCGGAGAGGAGGGGGATTAAGATCGTATATCCGACCCCCTAG
- a CDS encoding mechanosensitive ion channel family protein — MHAVGRLVMWIVLYVIVSAVVQFVFSWVEGPPLNLTQAANYQVYVNILLALFFGWQIISAFAEIISAPIAKRQGETAGRAVSNLIKILGIGALAASIAGAVSGGPAAAALGGFIGLVIGFATQQVLGQAVAGTFLLLARPFKIGDKINAAGQEGVVKDITAMFTTIEDKDGNTILVPNNQLVGTVIKIFKKS; from the coding sequence ATGCACGCGGTGGGAAGATTAGTCATGTGGATAGTGCTATACGTAATTGTGTCCGCAGTGGTGCAGTTCGTCTTCTCTTGGGTGGAGGGGCCTCCGCTCAATTTGACGCAAGCCGCGAACTATCAGGTCTATGTCAACATCTTGTTGGCTCTGTTCTTCGGCTGGCAGATAATAAGCGCCTTCGCCGAGATAATATCGGCGCCTATAGCTAAAAGGCAGGGGGAGACCGCCGGGAGGGCCGTCAGCAATCTCATAAAGATACTAGGCATAGGCGCCCTGGCGGCCTCCATAGCGGGGGCCGTTTCGGGCGGCCCTGCGGCGGCCGCGTTGGGCGGCTTCATAGGGCTCGTTATAGGCTTCGCCACACAGCAGGTGTTGGGCCAGGCGGTCGCCGGGACCTTCTTATTGTTGGCGAGGCCCTTCAAGATAGGTGATAAGATAAACGCGGCCGGCCAGGAAGGCGTCGTGAAGGACATAACCGCCATGTTCACCACCATAGAGGACAAAGACGGAAATACCATCCTGGTGCCTAACAACCAGCTGGTGGGCACAGTAATTAAGATATTCAAGAAGAGCTAG
- a CDS encoding CopG family ribbon-helix-helix protein, translating into MVKRISITLDDSVYKHLDAAMASAGETNRSRFIANLVEQALVEYGRVKANFALIVLVFDHTVGEVDKVLTEIQHDYRDVIKVTTHIHLDEKNCAEVVHAAGDPDRIEELARRVKQLKRGLKFVRVVPVAYGE; encoded by the coding sequence ATGGTCAAGAGGATAAGCATTACTCTCGACGACTCCGTGTATAAACATCTAGACGCCGCCATGGCCTCGGCCGGCGAGACCAATAGGTCTAGGTTCATCGCGAATCTAGTGGAACAAGCCCTAGTGGAGTACGGGCGGGTGAAGGCCAACTTCGCCTTGATAGTCCTCGTGTTCGACCACACAGTGGGCGAGGTGGACAAAGTCCTCACAGAGATACAACACGACTATAGGGACGTCATCAAGGTGACCACCCATATACATCTAGACGAGAAGAACTGCGCCGAGGTCGTGCACGCGGCGGGAGATCCCGACAGGATAGAGGAGCTGGCGCGGCGCGTAAAACAGCTCAAGAGAGGCCTCAAGTTCGTTAGGGTTGTGCCGGTTGCCTATGGCGAATAG